A region from the Salvia splendens isolate huo1 chromosome 15, SspV2, whole genome shotgun sequence genome encodes:
- the LOC121767665 gene encoding AT-hook motif nuclear-localized protein 1-like, which produces MEVSNTLSGSGVTVVGSDAPSDYHVAPRTAAETPPVSAPPPAAVTPPHPASATPPPPPPAAAVAGTVTILKKKRGRPRKYGPDGSVAGALSPKPISSSAPPPVIDFSAVAKRGKVRSAITSAAKVQMPVMETESMGEWVSCSVGANFTPHIITVNAGEDVTMKVISFSQQGPRAICILSANGVISSVTLRQPDSSGGTLTYEGRFEILSLTGSFMPSETGGMRNRSGGMSVSLASPDGRVVGGGVAGLLVAASPVQIVVGSFLAGNQLEQTTKKQKPDSLAIIPTAAIPISSAGMEDTYHTSPSFRGDSWSSMPQESKNKPTDINVTLPG; this is translated from the exons ATGGAAGTGAGTAATACTTTGAGTGGCAGCGGAGTTACAGTGGTGGGATCAGATGCTCCGTCGGACTACCATGTGGCCCCCAGGACCGCCGCCGAAACCCCCCCTGTCTCAGCGCCACCACCCGCCGCCGTGACTCCGCCGCATCCAGCTTCTGCaactcctcctccgccgccgccagcAGCGGCCGTGGCTGGGACTGTTACAAtcttgaagaagaagaggggAAGGCCGAGGAAGTACGGCCCTGATGGGTCAGTTGCTGGAGCTCTCTCTCCGAAGCCGATTTCTTCCTCTGCTCCGCCTCCGGTTATCGACTTCTCGGCCGTCGCAAAGCGCGGGAAAGTCCGGTCTGCTATCACCTCCGCTGCCAAGGTTCAGATGCCCGTGATGGAGACTGAGAGTATGG GTGAATGGGTTTCATGTTCCGTTGGTGCTAATTTTACACCTCATATTATCACGGTCAATGCTGGAGAG GATGTCACTATGAAGGTTATATCGTTCTCTCAGCAAGGTCCCCGAGCAATATGCATTCTCTCGGCTAATGGTGTAATTTCAAGTGTAACTCTTCGTCAACCTGATTCTTCCGGTGGTACATTGACGTATGAG GGTCGCTTTGAGATACTGTCGTTGACTGGCTCATTCATGCCCTCGGAGACTGGAGGAATGAGAAACAGATCTGGTGGCATGAGTGTTTCTTTGGCTAGTCCTGATGGGCGTGTCGTTGGAGGTGGAGTTGCTGGCTTATTAGTAGCCGCGAGTCCTGTACAG ATTGTAGTGGGAAGCTTTCTCGCAGGCAACCAGCTCGAGCAGACAACTAAGAAACAAAAACCAGACTCCTTGGCTATTATACCTACTGCTGCCATACCCATCTCCAGTGCAGGGATGGAAGACACTTACCATACATCCCCATCGTTTCGTGGGGATAGTTGGTCTTCGATGCCCCAAGAATCAAAGAACAAGCCTACTGACATCAATGTGACTTTGCCCGGTTAG
- the LOC121768024 gene encoding uncharacterized protein LOC121768024 isoform X1 gives MTYNNAGHGDLRMDVDYVKLAVGVGGGAQCLNEASPSCGGGGQWWSWLWWWAKLLLVALFIGILLAVFLKWIGPFVMEKEIIPLINWERESFSTKQLGFLIFCSLAIFPSILLPSSPSMWLAGMTFGYGYGFLLVVGGVIFGVSLPYFIGSLFYHKIQVWLERYPKRASVIRLTGEGSLFNQFRAVALIRISPFPYIIYNYCAVATDVKFGPYFFGTLVGMVPEIFLTLYTGIIIQTIADAADDRQTMSGPQILLNIAGFSITVAATVLVTLYAKRRLKELQMEEECAQYFYEIMAFHGLVYDEEDEETIGEQRSNIDSDDDCAESDTSVGYDVAIEESADDEKGDGDENVESRIEEFIAETIKRWRKELQLIRWRNVFCNQK, from the exons ATGACTTACAATAATGCCGGCCACGGCGATCTTAGGATGGATGTGGATTACGTGAAATTGGCGGTTGGCGTGGGCGGTGGGGCCCAGTGCCTGAATGAGGCATCGCCTTCTTGCGGCGGCGGAGGCCAGTGGTGGTCCTGGTTGTGGTGGTGGGCGAAGCTTCTACTGGTGGCTTTGTTTATTGGGATTTTGCTTGCGGTTTTCTTGAAATGGATCGGACCCTTCGTCATGGAGAAG GAGATCATACCATTAATTAATTGGGAAAGGGAATCATTCAGCACAAAGCAGCTaggatttttaatattttgttctcTGGCAATATTCCCATCCATCCTTTTACCTTCTTCACCGTCTATGTGGCTTGCTGGGATGACTTTCGGATATGGTTATGGATTTTTGCTGGTAGTTGGAGGAGTCATATTTGGTGTCTCTCTTCCATATTTCATTGGTTCACTTTTTTACCACAAAATCCAG GTGTGGCTAGAGCGATATCCTAAGCGAGCTTCTGTGATAAGATTGACTGGCGAGGGAAGTCTGTTTAATCAGTTCAGAGCCGTAGCACTTATTAGGATTTCTCCTTTCCCTTACATCATATATAACTACTGTGCCGTAGCTACAGATGTGAAATTTGGTCCTTACTTCTTTGGGACACTTGTTGGGATGGTGCCAGAAATATTTCTAACACTTTACAC TGGAattataatacaaactatagcTGATGCTGCGGATGATCGGCAAACTATGTCAGGTCCTCAGATTCTGTTGAACATTGCTGGCTTTTCCATCACCGTGGCAGCGACAGTGCTAGTAACATTGTATGCGAAAAGGCGACTGAAGGAACTGCAGATGGAAGAG GAATGTGCGCAATATTTTTATGAGATTATGGCTTTTCATGGCTTGGTGtatgatgaagaagatgaggaaaCGATAGGTGAGcaaaggagcaatattgatagTGATGATGATTGTGCAGAATCAGATACCTCTGTGGGTTATGATGTAGCAATAGAGGAGTCAGCTGATGATGAAAAAGGAGATGGTGATGAAAATGTAGAGAGCAGAATTGAAGAATTTATAGCTGAGACGATCAAAAGGTGGAGAAAGGAATTGCAGTTAATTAGATGGAGAAATGTATTCTGCAACCAAAAATAG
- the LOC121768024 gene encoding transmembrane protein 64-like isoform X3 gives MTYNNAGHGDLRMDVDYVKLAVGVGGGAQCLNEASPSCGGGGQWWSWLWWWAKLLLVALFIGILLAVFLKWIGPFVMEKEIIPLINWERESFSTKQLGFLIFCSLAIFPSILLPSSPSMWLAGMTFGYGYGFLLVVGGVIFGVSLPYFIGSLFYHKIQVWLERYPKRASVIRLTGEGSLFNQFRAVALIRISPFPYIIYNYCAVATDVKFGPYFFGTLVGMVPEIFLTLYTGIIIQTIADAADDRQTMSGPQILLNIAGFSITVAATVLVTLYAKRRLKELQMEENQIPLWVMM, from the exons ATGACTTACAATAATGCCGGCCACGGCGATCTTAGGATGGATGTGGATTACGTGAAATTGGCGGTTGGCGTGGGCGGTGGGGCCCAGTGCCTGAATGAGGCATCGCCTTCTTGCGGCGGCGGAGGCCAGTGGTGGTCCTGGTTGTGGTGGTGGGCGAAGCTTCTACTGGTGGCTTTGTTTATTGGGATTTTGCTTGCGGTTTTCTTGAAATGGATCGGACCCTTCGTCATGGAGAAG GAGATCATACCATTAATTAATTGGGAAAGGGAATCATTCAGCACAAAGCAGCTaggatttttaatattttgttctcTGGCAATATTCCCATCCATCCTTTTACCTTCTTCACCGTCTATGTGGCTTGCTGGGATGACTTTCGGATATGGTTATGGATTTTTGCTGGTAGTTGGAGGAGTCATATTTGGTGTCTCTCTTCCATATTTCATTGGTTCACTTTTTTACCACAAAATCCAG GTGTGGCTAGAGCGATATCCTAAGCGAGCTTCTGTGATAAGATTGACTGGCGAGGGAAGTCTGTTTAATCAGTTCAGAGCCGTAGCACTTATTAGGATTTCTCCTTTCCCTTACATCATATATAACTACTGTGCCGTAGCTACAGATGTGAAATTTGGTCCTTACTTCTTTGGGACACTTGTTGGGATGGTGCCAGAAATATTTCTAACACTTTACAC TGGAattataatacaaactatagcTGATGCTGCGGATGATCGGCAAACTATGTCAGGTCCTCAGATTCTGTTGAACATTGCTGGCTTTTCCATCACCGTGGCAGCGACAGTGCTAGTAACATTGTATGCGAAAAGGCGACTGAAGGAACTGCAGATGGAAGAG AATCAGATACCTCTGTGGGTTATGATGTAG
- the LOC121768024 gene encoding transmembrane protein 64-like isoform X2: MTYNNAGHGDLRMDVDYVKLAVGVGGGAQCLNEASPSCGGGGQWWSWLWWWAKLLLVALFIGILLAVFLKWIGPFVMEKEIIPLINWERESFSTKQLGFLIFCSLAIFPSILLPSSPSMWLAGMTFGYGYGFLLVVGGVIFGVSLPYFIGSLFYHKIQVWLERYPKRASVIRLTGEGSLFNQFRAVALIRISPFPYIIYNYCAVATDVKFGPYFFGTLVGMVPEIFLTLYTGIIIQTIADAADDRQTMSGPQILLNIAGFSITVAATVLVTLYAKRRLKELQMEECLTLLFPSQL, from the exons ATGACTTACAATAATGCCGGCCACGGCGATCTTAGGATGGATGTGGATTACGTGAAATTGGCGGTTGGCGTGGGCGGTGGGGCCCAGTGCCTGAATGAGGCATCGCCTTCTTGCGGCGGCGGAGGCCAGTGGTGGTCCTGGTTGTGGTGGTGGGCGAAGCTTCTACTGGTGGCTTTGTTTATTGGGATTTTGCTTGCGGTTTTCTTGAAATGGATCGGACCCTTCGTCATGGAGAAG GAGATCATACCATTAATTAATTGGGAAAGGGAATCATTCAGCACAAAGCAGCTaggatttttaatattttgttctcTGGCAATATTCCCATCCATCCTTTTACCTTCTTCACCGTCTATGTGGCTTGCTGGGATGACTTTCGGATATGGTTATGGATTTTTGCTGGTAGTTGGAGGAGTCATATTTGGTGTCTCTCTTCCATATTTCATTGGTTCACTTTTTTACCACAAAATCCAG GTGTGGCTAGAGCGATATCCTAAGCGAGCTTCTGTGATAAGATTGACTGGCGAGGGAAGTCTGTTTAATCAGTTCAGAGCCGTAGCACTTATTAGGATTTCTCCTTTCCCTTACATCATATATAACTACTGTGCCGTAGCTACAGATGTGAAATTTGGTCCTTACTTCTTTGGGACACTTGTTGGGATGGTGCCAGAAATATTTCTAACACTTTACAC TGGAattataatacaaactatagcTGATGCTGCGGATGATCGGCAAACTATGTCAGGTCCTCAGATTCTGTTGAACATTGCTGGCTTTTCCATCACCGTGGCAGCGACAGTGCTAGTAACATTGTATGCGAAAAGGCGACTGAAGGAACTGCAGATGGAAGAG TGCTTAACATTATTATTTCCTTCACAATTATGA
- the LOC121768024 gene encoding transmembrane protein 64-like isoform X4, with protein sequence MTYNNAGHGDLRMDVDYVKLAVGVGGGAQCLNEASPSCGGGGQWWSWLWWWAKLLLVALFIGILLAVFLKWIGPFVMEKEIIPLINWERESFSTKQLGFLIFCSLAIFPSILLPSSPSMWLAGMTFGYGYGFLLVVGGVIFGVSLPYFIGSLFYHKIQVWLERYPKRASVIRLTGEGSLFNQFRAVALIRISPFPYIIYNYCAVATDVKFGPYFFGTLVGMVPEIFLTLYTGIIIQTIADAADDRQTMSGPQILLNIAGFSITVAATVLVTLYAKRRLKELQMEEVLVLQ encoded by the exons ATGACTTACAATAATGCCGGCCACGGCGATCTTAGGATGGATGTGGATTACGTGAAATTGGCGGTTGGCGTGGGCGGTGGGGCCCAGTGCCTGAATGAGGCATCGCCTTCTTGCGGCGGCGGAGGCCAGTGGTGGTCCTGGTTGTGGTGGTGGGCGAAGCTTCTACTGGTGGCTTTGTTTATTGGGATTTTGCTTGCGGTTTTCTTGAAATGGATCGGACCCTTCGTCATGGAGAAG GAGATCATACCATTAATTAATTGGGAAAGGGAATCATTCAGCACAAAGCAGCTaggatttttaatattttgttctcTGGCAATATTCCCATCCATCCTTTTACCTTCTTCACCGTCTATGTGGCTTGCTGGGATGACTTTCGGATATGGTTATGGATTTTTGCTGGTAGTTGGAGGAGTCATATTTGGTGTCTCTCTTCCATATTTCATTGGTTCACTTTTTTACCACAAAATCCAG GTGTGGCTAGAGCGATATCCTAAGCGAGCTTCTGTGATAAGATTGACTGGCGAGGGAAGTCTGTTTAATCAGTTCAGAGCCGTAGCACTTATTAGGATTTCTCCTTTCCCTTACATCATATATAACTACTGTGCCGTAGCTACAGATGTGAAATTTGGTCCTTACTTCTTTGGGACACTTGTTGGGATGGTGCCAGAAATATTTCTAACACTTTACAC TGGAattataatacaaactatagcTGATGCTGCGGATGATCGGCAAACTATGTCAGGTCCTCAGATTCTGTTGAACATTGCTGGCTTTTCCATCACCGTGGCAGCGACAGTGCTAGTAACATTGTATGCGAAAAGGCGACTGAAGGAACTGCAGATGGAAGAGGTGCTAGTCTTGCAGTAA